The following proteins are encoded in a genomic region of Maylandia zebra isolate NMK-2024a linkage group LG1, Mzebra_GT3a, whole genome shotgun sequence:
- the tdrd3 gene encoding tudor domain-containing protein 3 isoform X2, with amino-acid sequence MTDVTDSLTKEGWYLSDEGIAELKGSAEKITHSDIIRIALDTDLRTVGRKYLPSDINSGRTEKLEGPCVLQVQKVRNISAPKDHEESQGAPRMLRLQMTDGHTTCVGLEFKHLSKISFNTPPGTKVKLLGTVQVKNGLLLLDDSKISVLGGEVDHMVEKWELQRSLAKHSRSNIGAEGGPPPFVPFGQKCARKDEVDSRELDQRKTLQTHTVVKSTDENDEFEKQRTAAIAEVAKTKEGPRTFGGGGNAGGNLSNAASSSRSRESYQQRRREDRAERTESRQDGNYRELVDERALRHIMEMGFNREAARQALMDNNNNLEVALNSLLTGSSGSRPGPAAAESNKPQPRGRGKGRGRSRNEDDQEGAGGRPSGPSTLFDFLESKMGVFSIDEPKSQAPQRHHENKGNFHNSDYHTKDAPQTKFSSHNDHRQQRNDRPPRFHRDTDFPKPGQEPLSNCTTPQTSGQAQQWKGQERWSRGMSDRSQTDKKEMRDDQIFPSSFVSASTHSKDLQQQVEFSGSYNQRSRNGDGGGNMSAASHRRGAPTSKLSNLAGSEANGKGNKRVDRNEDFNNSRRKGKMERANLDHPERQRDSGPANFNSKGGGSEVGSSQSSYIPTGDPSHFQNGVIEHKRTGPIKPQTSSCPPNREPPPPKRNNANNPGSKRRGGQGKGQGPRGSERGHISEHMWKPGDECLALYWEDSKFYHARIDAVHPSGSTAVVVFSDYGNCEEVLLNNIKPLDADVMEEDDGYYDSSLEFRRGGDGQPRRTRPTQQYYQPPRARD; translated from the exons ATGACCGATGTGACAGATTCCCTGACCAAAGAGGGCTG GTACCTCAGTGATGAAGGCATAGCAGAACTGAAAGGATCCGCTGAGAAAATAACACATAGTGACATAATTCGTATTGCGCTTGAT ACTGATCTTAGAACTGTTGGGCGAAAATATCTACCATCTGATATCAACAGTGGAAGAACTGAGAAG TTGGAGGGTCCATGTGTCCTCCAGGTGCAGAAGGTGAGAAACATCTCAGCTCCTAAAGACCACGAGGAGTCCCAGGGCGCGCCGCGAATGCTGCGCCTGCAAATGACAGATGGGCACACCACCTGTGTTGGACTGGAGTTCAAACATCTGTCTAAGATCAG ttttaacaCCCCACCAGGAACAAAGGTGAAGCTTCTTGGTACAGTCCAGGTTAAAAATGGTCTTTTACTGCTTGACGATTCAAAAATCTCTGTCCTTGGAGGAGAGGTTGATCACATGGTGGAGAAGTGGGAACTACAAAGG AGTCTGGCCAAACACAGCAGGAGTAACATTGGAGCAGAAGGCGGACCTCCTCCCTTCGTGCCATTTGGTCAG AAGTGTGCAAGGAAGGATGAAGTGGATAGCCGAGAACTGGACCAGAGGAAGACCCTGCAGACTCACACTGTGGTCAAAAGCACTGACGAGAACGACGAGTTTGAAAAGCAGCGGACTGCGGCTATTGCTGAggtggccaagaccaaagag GGCCCCCGCACATTTGGCGGTGGAGGAAATGCAGGCGGCAATTTATCCaatgctgcctcctcctcccggAGCCGAGAGTCTTACCAGCAGAGGAGACGGGAGGACCGGGCTGAAAGAACAGAAAGCAGACAAGATGGAAACTACAGAGAGCTG GTTGACGAACGCGCTCTGAGGCACATCATGGAGATGGGCTTTAACAGAGAAGCTGCTCGACAGGCTCTGATGGACAATAATAACAACCTTGAAGTGGCACTGAACAGCCTACTGACTGGATCTTCTGGTAGCAGACCTGGCCCTGCGGCTGCAGAGTCTAACAAGCCACAACCCAGAg GCAGAGGAAAGGGAAGAGGCAGGTCCAGAAATGAAGATGATCAAGAGGGAGCAGGAGGAAGACCATCTGGACCGAGCACATTGTTTGACTTTCTGGAATCCAAAATGGGTGTTTTCTCCATTGATG AGCCAAAGAGCCAGGCTCCACAGAGACATCACGAAAACAAAGGAAATTTCCACAACTCAGACTATCACACCAAAGATGCACCTCAGACCAAGTTCTCCTCGCATAATGACCATAGGCAACAAAGGAATGACAGACCGCCTCGCTTTCACAGGGACACTGATTTTCCCAAACCTGGCCAGGAGCCTCTCTCTAATTGTACAACCCCCCAAACGTCAGGCCAAGCCCAGCAGTGGAAGGGCCAGGAGAGGTGGTCACGAGGGATGTCCGATAGATCGCAAACTGACAAGAAAGAGATGCGTGACGATCAGATTTTTCCTTCTTCCTTCGTGTCTGCTTCCACTCATTCAAAAGACcttcagcagcaggtggagtttAGTGGATCTTACAACCAACGGTCCAGAAATGGAGATGGTGGTGGGAATATGTCAGCGGCGTCTCATAGAAGAGGGGCACCCACATCAAAACTGAGCAATTTGGCGGGAAGTGAAGCGAACGGAAAAGGAAATAAACGTGTAGACAGAAATGAAGACTTCAACAACAGCAGGAGGAAGGGGAAGATGGAGAGGGCAAATTTGGATCACCCTGAGCGACAAAGGGATAGTGGGCCAGCAAACTTTAACTCAAAGGGAGGAGGCTCCGAAGTGGGGTCATCACAGAGTTCTTATATACCAACAGGAGATCCTTCTCATTTCCAAAATGGCGTTATAGAACACAAAAGAACTGGGCCGATCAAACCACAAACCTCGTCTTGTCCACCGAACAGGGAGCCGCCGCCCCCAAAGAGAAACAATGCTAATAACCCAGGGTCTAAAAGAAGGGGAGGTCAAGGCAAAGGACAAGGTCCTCGAGGATCAGAAAGGGGTCATATTTCTGAACACATGTGGAAACCTGGAGATGAGTGTCTGGCACTTTACTGGGAAGACAGTAAG tTCTACCATGCCAGAATAGATGCCGTTCATCCATCTGGCTCCACGGCTGTGGTTGTATTTAGCGATTATGGAAATTGTGAAGAGGTCCTCCTGAATAACATCAAACCTCTTGATGCTGATGTCATG GAGGAAGATGATGGTTACTATGACAGTTCACTAGAGTTTCGCCGCGGGGGAGACGGCCAGCCTAGACGCACGCGACCCACGCAGCAGTACTACCAGCCGCCCAGGGCACGAGATTGA
- the tdrd3 gene encoding tudor domain-containing protein 3 isoform X1, with protein sequence MLRLQMTDGHTTCVGLEFKHLSKISFNTPPGTKVKLLGTVQVKNGLLLLDDSKISVLGGEVDHMVEKWELQRSLAKHSRSNIGAEGGPPPFVPFGQKCARKDEVDSRELDQRKTLQTHTVVKSTDENDEFEKQRTAAIAEVAKTKEGPRTFGGGGNAGGNLSNAASSSRSRESYQQRRREDRAERTESRQDGNYRELVDERALRHIMEMGFNREAARQALMDNNNNLEVALNSLLTGSSGSRPGPAAAESNKPQPRGRGKGRGRSRNEDDQEGAGGRPSGPSTLFDFLESKMGVFSIDEPKSQAPQRHHENKGNFHNSDYHTKDAPQTKFSSHNDHRQQRNDRPPRFHRDTDFPKPGQEPLSNCTTPQTSGQAQQWKGQERWSRGMSDRSQTDKKEMRDDQIFPSSFVSASTHSKDLQQQVEFSGSYNQRSRNGDGGGNMSAASHRRGAPTSKLSNLAGSEANGKGNKRVDRNEDFNNSRRKGKMERANLDHPERQRDSGPANFNSKGGGSEVGSSQSSYIPTGDPSHFQNGVIEHKRTGPIKPQTSSCPPNREPPPPKRNNANNPGSKRRGGQGKGQGPRGSERGHISEHMWKPGDECLALYWEDSKFYHARIDAVHPSGSTAVVVFSDYGNCEEVLLNNIKPLDADVMEEDDGYYDSSLEFRRGGDGQPRRTRPTQQYYQPPRARD encoded by the exons ATGCTGCGCCTGCAAATGACAGATGGGCACACCACCTGTGTTGGACTGGAGTTCAAACATCTGTCTAAGATCAG ttttaacaCCCCACCAGGAACAAAGGTGAAGCTTCTTGGTACAGTCCAGGTTAAAAATGGTCTTTTACTGCTTGACGATTCAAAAATCTCTGTCCTTGGAGGAGAGGTTGATCACATGGTGGAGAAGTGGGAACTACAAAGG AGTCTGGCCAAACACAGCAGGAGTAACATTGGAGCAGAAGGCGGACCTCCTCCCTTCGTGCCATTTGGTCAG AAGTGTGCAAGGAAGGATGAAGTGGATAGCCGAGAACTGGACCAGAGGAAGACCCTGCAGACTCACACTGTGGTCAAAAGCACTGACGAGAACGACGAGTTTGAAAAGCAGCGGACTGCGGCTATTGCTGAggtggccaagaccaaagag GGCCCCCGCACATTTGGCGGTGGAGGAAATGCAGGCGGCAATTTATCCaatgctgcctcctcctcccggAGCCGAGAGTCTTACCAGCAGAGGAGACGGGAGGACCGGGCTGAAAGAACAGAAAGCAGACAAGATGGAAACTACAGAGAGCTG GTTGACGAACGCGCTCTGAGGCACATCATGGAGATGGGCTTTAACAGAGAAGCTGCTCGACAGGCTCTGATGGACAATAATAACAACCTTGAAGTGGCACTGAACAGCCTACTGACTGGATCTTCTGGTAGCAGACCTGGCCCTGCGGCTGCAGAGTCTAACAAGCCACAACCCAGAg GCAGAGGAAAGGGAAGAGGCAGGTCCAGAAATGAAGATGATCAAGAGGGAGCAGGAGGAAGACCATCTGGACCGAGCACATTGTTTGACTTTCTGGAATCCAAAATGGGTGTTTTCTCCATTGATG AGCCAAAGAGCCAGGCTCCACAGAGACATCACGAAAACAAAGGAAATTTCCACAACTCAGACTATCACACCAAAGATGCACCTCAGACCAAGTTCTCCTCGCATAATGACCATAGGCAACAAAGGAATGACAGACCGCCTCGCTTTCACAGGGACACTGATTTTCCCAAACCTGGCCAGGAGCCTCTCTCTAATTGTACAACCCCCCAAACGTCAGGCCAAGCCCAGCAGTGGAAGGGCCAGGAGAGGTGGTCACGAGGGATGTCCGATAGATCGCAAACTGACAAGAAAGAGATGCGTGACGATCAGATTTTTCCTTCTTCCTTCGTGTCTGCTTCCACTCATTCAAAAGACcttcagcagcaggtggagtttAGTGGATCTTACAACCAACGGTCCAGAAATGGAGATGGTGGTGGGAATATGTCAGCGGCGTCTCATAGAAGAGGGGCACCCACATCAAAACTGAGCAATTTGGCGGGAAGTGAAGCGAACGGAAAAGGAAATAAACGTGTAGACAGAAATGAAGACTTCAACAACAGCAGGAGGAAGGGGAAGATGGAGAGGGCAAATTTGGATCACCCTGAGCGACAAAGGGATAGTGGGCCAGCAAACTTTAACTCAAAGGGAGGAGGCTCCGAAGTGGGGTCATCACAGAGTTCTTATATACCAACAGGAGATCCTTCTCATTTCCAAAATGGCGTTATAGAACACAAAAGAACTGGGCCGATCAAACCACAAACCTCGTCTTGTCCACCGAACAGGGAGCCGCCGCCCCCAAAGAGAAACAATGCTAATAACCCAGGGTCTAAAAGAAGGGGAGGTCAAGGCAAAGGACAAGGTCCTCGAGGATCAGAAAGGGGTCATATTTCTGAACACATGTGGAAACCTGGAGATGAGTGTCTGGCACTTTACTGGGAAGACAGTAAG tTCTACCATGCCAGAATAGATGCCGTTCATCCATCTGGCTCCACGGCTGTGGTTGTATTTAGCGATTATGGAAATTGTGAAGAGGTCCTCCTGAATAACATCAAACCTCTTGATGCTGATGTCATG GAGGAAGATGATGGTTACTATGACAGTTCACTAGAGTTTCGCCGCGGGGGAGACGGCCAGCCTAGACGCACGCGACCCACGCAGCAGTACTACCAGCCGCCCAGGGCACGAGATTGA